Within Etheostoma cragini isolate CJK2018 chromosome 24, CSU_Ecrag_1.0, whole genome shotgun sequence, the genomic segment GATATGTTGAGTTGGGAGAGTCTATACGTAGCTCACTCTGTTAGTCAGCGACCcaggttcgaatccagcctgcgacCCTTTGTTGCGTGTCAagcccctgtctctctccccttttcacaACGGTCTCTCCATCTTAGCTTTCACTGTCTCGGTGTCTGGTAACAAGCGGAGGCGCCAAATGCAAAGCCAGATTCGGTAACGTACTGCAATTTGTCTGGCGAGTGCTTAGCATTACATCTTCAATGGGTGCACCAGCAGTACAATGGCATGGAGGAAGTTCATGGGAGCAGAGTTTACGGCGGAAAAAAAGGTGCAGGCAGCGCAGGTACCACCACAGTGGAGCCCAAAACAGTGGCAGTGCCAgttaatgttgttaaaaaaaaaaaaaagatttataatCAAAATAAGATACATTCTGTTATTGGCATAAGCTGAGTTATGTTGAATGGTATTCTCTAAAGAAAACTAATGGTGTTAATGTATGAAATAACTGCGGTTTACTATGCCATGGTCTGAATATTGATACATTTATAATTGCTCAACTAACTTGTTAAAAAGTATGatttgttactttattttattttaataccctaaaaaaataaatgtattaatctCACAATTATGTATTtaccatgacgtttttttgtccctttttaacgCACTTCTTCAATGTTTTCACttgtgcaacattttaaatgctattaTTCACTTAAACCCACTCATtaacactagttttacacttatttttggaatggtcaatacattttatttataggaaataatacCTAGTTTTGAAATGATGAATTACTTTGACTAACAGAGGATAATCACAGACATGTTTCTTAAAGTTTAGTCAGGTTTTAaatccatttcaaatttttcaaaTGACATGAAATTGAATAcccaaaatgcaatgaaatatttataattgtccttacattttgtgtaattcggttaaaaagaaactcatatttctcTAGTTTTgagaatgggtcaaatttgacccaaggacaacacaagggttaactatcaatttacaattttttagtGATGGTTCTTATAAAGTGTTAGCTAGAGCACAGAGTATTGCATGtcacatcattttaaaagacaaacctAATTAAGGTTCCCTGCTCTCCATTAAGACCGGAGCTCCACTTTAGACAGCTTcatggtttctctcctgtgtggattctcatgtgtttatgtaaaacTCCACTTACTGCAAAGGCTTTCTTACAGAGAGTGCAGCTATATGGcctctctcctgtgtgggttctcatgtgtgtctttaaatgtcCACTCACTCtaaaagctttcttacagactgagcagctaaatggtttctctcctgtgtggattctcatgtgtctATCTAAATGTCCACTCACCGTAAAAGCTTTCTCACAaactgagcagctaaatggtttctttcccgtgtggattctcatgtgtgcTTGTAAATTTGCACTTTGTACAAAGGTTTTCATGCAGACTGAGCAGCTATAtgatttctctcctgtgtggattcgcatgtgtttctgtaaacttCCGCTCACTGTAAAAGATTTctcacagacagagcagctgaatggtttctctcctgtgtggattctcatgtgtgccTTTAAATGTCCGCTCTCTGTAAAAGCCTTCTCACAGAATAAGCAGCTAAacggtttctctcctgtgtggattctcatgtgtctATGTAAATGTCCATTCACTGTAAAGGCTTTCTTACAGACGGGgcagctaaatggtttctctcctgtgtgccctctcatgtgtttctgtaaatgtccACGTTGAAtaaaagctttcttacagactgaacagctaaatggtttctctcccgtgtggattctcatgtgtttctgtaaacttCCACTCACTGTAAAGGCTTTCTTACAGACCGAGCAGCTgaatggtttctctcctgtgtgggttctcatgtgtgtttgtaaatatCCATTCTCTGTAAAAGCTTTCTCACATATTGAGCAGCTGAATGGTTTCTCCCCTCTGTggattttcatgtgtttttgtaaactTCCATTCACAGTAAAAGCTTTGCTACAGACTAAGCAGTTGAATGGCTTTTCTCCTGTTTGAGATGTCTTCAGATGTCCACTGGTGCCAAATCGTTTCAGGTCCTCTTTCTCACCAGGATTAGATTTCAAATCACTGACCGGGACTTTATCGTTCAGAGAGTTTGAACCTAAAAGAGGATCTCCGGTCTCCTTCCAGTCATTACTGTCATCAGTTTCAGGTTCAGATGATTCTCTAGTCTCGTAGGTATCTGGTTGTAAATGTGTATCTGGATCTGAGTTCATGGCTGgctctggtcctccacagtcctttCCAACagcttctgttttcatttgttcagTTTGATGAAGCTGTAAGAATTGAGGGttctcttcatcctcttcactcttcacatggaaaagagaaaatgggAATTTTGTGATATCCACCTCCTCCAGCCGTTGAAGCCGCTCTTCATCCTGACTGGCCTGAAGTTCgtcctgttcctctttaatgtgggGGGGCTCCTGGTCCAGACTGGAGCTCAACTCCTGCTGATGTTCTTCACCAACAATCACTTTCTGGACATCTGAAGGTAAAACTgaaccacaaacaaacagccattaatgttaaattaacaaTACTTTGCTAGTAGCTAAATTTACTACAATGATGACATATGTTCAAGTAATCTGCTTTACCTTAGGGCCCCATAGTGCATCATTCGATACCGAGCACAACTTGCCTGGCTGCTGACGTTTTAGACTAGAGCTAGAGCATGTCCTCTGTAAAAACCTATGCCTCCACTCTGCTCTTCAACTGGCTTCATAAGTTGTGTCAGTCTGTCTGATACAACCGAGCTGGAAGTTAAGAAAACTAGGCTGCACCAGATCAGAGAGGATGAGGCCCTGCTGATACTTCTGCCTTTATACCTGCCTTAAATACTCTTATTCCAGGATCTGACGCTACTCTTGTCCCTTTGCAAattctaattttcatttaatatcTCCTCAaattttccttccttcctttagAAATGATGAGTTTGGCCATGGTAACAGGATAATATATTCTATTCTGTGCTGAATGACTCCACAAACTGCCTGATTTTAGAACCCTTGTCTGTATCGGCCAGATCGGCATTGATCGATGATATCACAAAATTGCATTTCATATCATAtagttttgacaaaatatatcGACATATCGTGTAACCCAACAGCAGCAACATTAATGTAGTAGACTGAGGGTTTTTGGTGTCCGTCAGAATGTTTGCTCCTCTTCTTCCATGCTGTAGATAAGCGCACCCTGTGGTAGATGCtcataaatatatgtgtgtgtgtgtgcacctgctTTGCACTTCAACTGTTGTTTTACACTGAAAAGACTATATTCAATTACATTAAACTACAATCTACATCGACAATAAAGACTATTCTTTTCTATAAGCAGTTCTGTGCTGAATGAGAAGAAAGTCTTAAAAGGAGCTGGTCTAAAGGGTCTGCATATTATTGGACATCTGACAAGTTTGTGATATACATAAGGAGCAGGTGAAACGATATGCGGATTTCTATTTTTTAGAATAAGCAAGTAGACTTgtgcttaacccttgtgctgtccttgagtcaaattgacccgtttcaaagtgttttatatcagaaatgtgggtttctttcaaccaaattgcccaaacataaaatggatgattccatacattaatttcattgaattgtttgggtgttttatttaatgttatagcattttaattctATCGTATTTAAGGGTTTCAAAACAGtttccggactaaactttgacatctacccatctgtgatccactcaacatcctcttatcttaactattagtcaaaataattcataatttctacctttttaactaaaaacgtctGTATAATTtgaaatgaggtttgttgaccatgaattccaagaataagtggaaaattattaaaccagctaaggtttttttttttaagtgccaaAACCTGGGAAAAATGAGAactaaatcagaaaaagcaacaaaaacattagaaaaaaatattccttttcaattttgacctgaaaGGACAAGTTCacggttaacgggaagacaagcCAGGGTTAAACTCTGGCACAGTTTTTCAATTGCTGTTATTTACCATTTATAGATCATAAAATGAAGAGTAAAAACCACACATTACTGCTGGGTTTATAGGGAAACTCATCGGTTTGTAAAAATACCAATTCCAAATTGACATAATTTCCATGACAAAATTGACTTATTGTTTATACATACCGCTTTgttgaaatgtactgtatttctgtaAGAAATTAGGCATTTTGATTGTgtcattaattaaatgtaaaagtgtgACAAGTTGGACTGCTATCACTTCACAGCTTTAATTATTAACTTTATACTAAATGAAACTCGCAGATAAGCTTTAAACACGCTGGTTGAACTATAGCAGCAACAGTTTCACAGGTTATGAAAGATTTAGCATTTTAACAACcaataaataaagacaatatacttaacccttgtgttgtattcagatcaaattgacccatttaaaaatgtttgaagaaaagaaaaaaaattgttatattttcgacctgaaaatcaatggtcttattattttctgtgataaaaatgtatttgacttaattcagaaaattattctggatatgaccacttttTCTAAGATAAGAATAATCACATAGGGGATATTTAACGTGAATTataacattatgaaaaaagaaCGAAGGAcacattccctaaacatatatgttatctcagctgtttgaaattgagataaagacaatatttgttaatagattatgaagtaggattttatttcagaattgtttttaaaaccccaaataaatcatgggtcaatttgacccgagggacccgagagggtcccgaaagaagacaacacaagggttaaaaaaaagtgaaataaaaggaCAATAAATTTGCACTTTACATCTCAGTCCAACGATTGATAAGTAAAACACTAAGTAGATCATGTTACAGGTTTAGCATTGACCTGTGGTGGTGGGTGACGCAGGATGTGATGGCTGTGTTCAGTAATCAACTAGTCAAAGGTTTGTTAACCacagtttttattgaaaacaatgacataCATAAAAAGATAATATAGGAAGAACTAcaaaacttttatttaacctttatatAGCAAGGTGAGTCCACTCAGAAAAAATTCTCATTTACAACTAAGACCTTTCCCAATTACACAGTTCCACATTACCTGGAAgggtacatacagtacaaccacagtctgtcTGCTGGCCattgagcagctccactggagcagttgggggttaggggccttgctcaagggcgcCTCTGTCATGGTAATGAGGGAGGGGCTgcgctgctctttcacttttacCACCCTGATTTTTATCCACTCAGATTTTACGGACaacctcccggtcacaagctcGCATCTTTAACTTTCATACCCTGCCTATAAGTGAAGTGTACCTTTTTATGGGCTTCGTCGATTAAATTGGTCTTTCATAAATGTTATCGTTCAGCAGATAAAATACCCGATGGCCCTGAGCCCAGATTGCATATGCTTTAACTAAAGCTTAAAACCGTGGGCTATTATGATCCATATAGAAAGTTACATGTTATAAATCTCAACACCATGGGCACATCTACTCCTACCTTATATTACACTAaggaagaacaacaacaaatctattgttcctttttttaaagtgttgggATCCTAATGAACACTTTACTAGAATATTACATGTATCCTGGTGCACTCAATATCTCACCTGAACAGATATATGTCATTCAAAAGACTCTGCATGGTTGTTTAAAACTTAACCAGTCATCTTGATAAGGCCGGGTCTTATTTGGGCTCGAGTCTACAGTTAAAGTTAACGGGTACAGAGACAaaggcccaatcccaaagtgagccctgaggactaaagaCTAACAGACTTAACTGATCTCAGGTGGTAAGtaagggagtgtgtgtgaggcatgggctcagataggtataaaatgggattgggacagcaccTCACGAGATCATGTTACCAAGCCGACGTTTAATAACAAATATGTTACTGACACTTGCCGGTTTGGGTATTTTCCTTTTGGGTTTGTTGCCAAGGCCGTTTggacaaaatataaatactatatattaataatgacccattatcaataaaatatagttttaccgatacatttacatttcctttGAAACAAGTAACCAATAGACACGCGTTACCATTGTGTACTAGTGCCTAGGTACTGTGTATACGTACTAAGATAAATCAAAATGAATACACATCTATTATCATATGCAGCTTAAGAGGATTTCCTTTTTGAGTAATTgctaatttttgtatttttttttaaactgaactcacttgtggttatttttaaataaagtggtAATGTGTTCCAATTTGACATCGCCCTATACATAACAGTTTCTTTATGGCATTAGTTTTAGGTAAAGGTAGTGTGAAGCATCCTTAATAGACATGTGTGTGCGTTAACATAGTAAAAAATGTGTAGGTTCCCTAGAGACACAGATTTTTCTTATATACCAGACTAGGCGATATCAAGGTTTCCTTTCTGCATAGAGAAAGTTGTGTTGCCTCCCAAAGATGTTTTAGCCAGCGCCAAAGGAAAATCAAATGTCTGATTTATTCTACCGTCATCCACAACAGCCTGGCATACATCCCTTCAATTTGGCTCCTCAATTAGTTCCTAGGACTTGTGGGTCTATTTGAGCAATGTTCTCATCCTGCAGGGCCCTTTCCAACCTAAGGATTCCTTCATCCAAGCACAACAGGTGCATGTGGGCCGTCCAAGTAATGCACAGGTGCATGGCATTGGTATTCTCTGGTGCTCGTCAGCAACATTTGCGTTCCAGGTCACTACTCATGTCCCGACAGTTTTTGCAAATGCACCACCATGGCTCTTCTGGACCCGAAGTATCTGAATTTGGACCCTCTGGCGTCTCTCTCATTACTCACATATCAAATACAACCAAGAGTAGATCCATCAGGACTGCCTCTACAATGTTGTCCCTCTCCTCTGGGGTCACGGCATCTCTTTCAGCCTGCGTATGCACAACAACAAGGAATATGAAGGGTGTTTGGCAGAGGAAAATTTATAACAGTTTTTAATGAACACGGTGTCTGGTACATTCTCAAATACAAGAATAGACCATAAGGATGAATTATGGCTAAATATATTCCTGACAAATTAGTATCAAACTAAATAAGTAATCGGCCAACTAGACTAAAAAGTGACTGAATTAAGCTTCATTCTGGTGATCCATTTCCAACTGACCTGCATACATCTAGTGTAGaaagcttaaataaaaaataaaaatcacctACCCTTATCTCAGCCAGGTGATTCTCTTAAACTTCCCTGTCTTCTTCTTGATCAAACGTGTCTTTCCtttatcttcttcctctgccACGTTCTCCTCCTCAACCTCCTCTACTACTCCTGTCTCTATTGCTTCTACT encodes:
- the LOC117939491 gene encoding zinc finger protein 501-like isoform X2, whose protein sequence is MDRHRKPFEEALNPKTKLRGEVLPSDVQKVIVGEEHQQELSSSLDQEPPHIKEEQDELQASQDEERLQRLEEVDITKFPFSLFHVKSEEDEENPQFLQLHQTEQMKTEAVGKDCGGPEPAMNSDPDTHLQPDTYETRESSEPETDDSNDWKETGDPLLGSNSLNDKVPVSDLKSNPGEKEDLKRFGTSGHLKTSQTGEKPFNCLVCSKAFTVNGSLQKHMKIHRGEKPFSCSICEKAFTENGYLQTHMRTHTGEKPFSCSVCKKAFTVSGSLQKHMRIHTGEKPFSCSVCKKAFIQRGHLQKHMRGHTGEKPFSCPVCKKAFTVNGHLHRHMRIHTGEKPFSCLFCEKAFTESGHLKTHMRTHTGERPYSCTLCKKAFAVSGVLHKHMRIHTGEKP
- the LOC117939491 gene encoding gastrula zinc finger protein XlCGF57.1-like isoform X1, which codes for MDRHRKPFEEALNPKTKLRGEVLPSDVQKVIVGEEHQQELSSSLDQEPPHIKEEQDELQASQDEERLQRLEEVDITKFPFSLFHVKSEEDEENPQFLQLHQTEQMKTEAVGKDCGGPEPAMNSDPDTHLQPDTYETRESSEPETDDSNDWKETGDPLLGSNSLNDKVPVSDLKSNPGEKEDLKRFGTSGHLKTSQTGEKPFNCLVCSKAFTVNGSLQKHMKIHRGEKPFSCSICEKAFTENGYLQTHMRTHTGEKPFSCSVCKKAFTVSGSLQKHMRIHTGEKPFSCSVCKKAFIQRGHLQKHMRGHTGEKPFSCPVCKKAFTVNGHLHRHMRIHTGEKPFSCLFCEKAFTESGHLKAHMRIHTGEKPFSCSVCEKSFTVSGSLQKHMRIHTGEKSYSCSVCMKTFVQSANLQAHMRIHTGKKPFSCSVCEKAFTVSGHLDRHMRIHTGEKPFSCSVCKKAFRVSGHLKTHMRTHTGERPYSCTLCKKAFAVSGVLHKHMRIHTGEKP